The following proteins are encoded in a genomic region of Lujinxingia vulgaris:
- a CDS encoding tetratricopeptide repeat protein, translated as MPTRFMLTRPRRPSPSRPGSRWPVALLSAALLSATLGCATPATPEPTWSDAFLAAMRLPDTQAEPEVAALAERAPNREQARDARFELARFALRRGDVALAEERFEALWAEGIEDHITSRALYESARIELEHHQRRAEAIALLHRAIAQTAPWAGTELALDFLKKIERQAGNQQTLIDDLSRIAAELENARLKAQLHLTIGELHHADLQDDEGALKAYRRAAKSCEDCSAADEAIWRMAEIYSAYQNFDAATRTLSVVAERTDTSWFVGSYNSHRAADARFELGRIHMLFLEDYEQARDHFERFIDTFPHAMRRDQAEWHLVEITRLTESERAYRRALRRFSDDFPESRLADEAHRRLEQRS; from the coding sequence GTGCCCACACGTTTTATGCTCACCCGGCCGCGCCGCCCCTCGCCGTCGAGGCCCGGATCGCGCTGGCCTGTAGCGCTGCTCAGCGCCGCGCTGCTCTCAGCGACCCTGGGTTGCGCCACGCCGGCTACGCCCGAACCCACCTGGTCGGATGCGTTCCTGGCGGCGATGCGCCTGCCCGACACCCAGGCCGAGCCCGAAGTCGCCGCACTGGCCGAGCGCGCTCCCAATCGTGAGCAGGCCCGCGACGCCCGCTTTGAGCTCGCCCGCTTCGCGCTGCGCCGGGGCGATGTCGCGCTGGCCGAAGAGCGCTTTGAAGCGCTGTGGGCCGAAGGCATCGAAGACCATATCACAAGCCGGGCGCTCTATGAGTCGGCGCGCATTGAGCTTGAGCATCATCAGCGCCGCGCAGAGGCCATCGCCCTGCTCCACCGCGCCATCGCCCAGACCGCGCCCTGGGCCGGGACCGAGCTCGCGCTGGATTTCCTCAAAAAGATCGAGCGGCAGGCCGGCAACCAGCAAACCCTCATCGACGATCTGAGCCGCATCGCCGCCGAGCTGGAGAACGCGCGCCTCAAAGCCCAGCTCCACCTGACCATCGGGGAGCTCCACCACGCCGATCTTCAAGACGACGAGGGCGCGCTCAAGGCCTACCGCCGCGCAGCAAAAAGCTGCGAGGATTGCTCCGCCGCCGATGAGGCGATCTGGCGAATGGCCGAGATCTACAGCGCCTATCAGAACTTCGACGCCGCCACGCGCACCCTTTCGGTCGTCGCCGAACGCACCGACACAAGCTGGTTTGTAGGGAGCTACAACTCCCACCGCGCCGCCGACGCTCGCTTTGAGCTCGGCCGCATTCATATGCTCTTTCTCGAAGATTACGAGCAGGCCCGCGACCACTTCGAGCGCTTCATCGACACCTTCCCCCACGCCATGCGCCGCGACCAGGCCGAGTGGCACCTCGTCGAGATCACGCGTCTGACCGAGAGCGAGCGCGCCTACCGCCGCGCCCTGCGCCGTTTCAGTGACGACTTCCCCGAGAGCCGCCTGGCCGATGAAGCCCACCGACGTCTGGAGCAGCGCTCATGA
- a CDS encoding ABC transporter ATP-binding protein, whose amino-acid sequence MIRIENVTKYHEGRVVIDDVTLTINDQTNVGLIGPGGCGKSVLLKIVCGLIKPDKGRVLIDDIDVHKLKPTELADLRFRIGMLFQNYALFDSMNVADNIAFPLRQAGETDETLIAEKVKQALIDISLPGIGDRYPNELSGGMKKRVSFARAVIRRPPIVFYDDPTAGLDPVTSSKIFILLRKMQHEHDTTSVTISHDIEGIKDICDRFAMLDRGRLIFEGDRQAIEACEDSLVSQFWQGYSDDELNV is encoded by the coding sequence ATGATCCGCATTGAGAACGTGACCAAATACCACGAAGGCCGCGTCGTTATTGATGATGTCACCCTGACCATCAACGACCAGACCAACGTCGGGCTTATCGGGCCCGGGGGCTGCGGAAAGTCGGTGCTCTTAAAGATCGTCTGCGGGCTGATCAAACCCGACAAAGGCCGGGTGCTCATCGACGATATCGACGTTCATAAGCTCAAGCCCACCGAGCTTGCCGATCTGCGCTTTCGCATCGGGATGCTCTTTCAGAACTACGCGCTCTTCGACTCGATGAACGTCGCCGACAACATCGCCTTCCCGCTGCGCCAGGCCGGGGAGACCGATGAGACGCTCATTGCCGAGAAGGTCAAGCAGGCGCTCATCGACATCAGCCTGCCGGGCATCGGGGATCGGTACCCCAATGAGCTCAGCGGTGGTATGAAGAAGCGCGTCAGCTTTGCGCGCGCGGTGATTCGCCGCCCGCCCATCGTCTTCTACGACGATCCGACGGCCGGGCTCGACCCGGTCACAAGCTCCAAGATCTTTATTCTGCTGCGCAAGATGCAGCACGAGCACGACACCACCTCGGTGACCATCAGCCACGATATCGAGGGCATCAAAGATATCTGCGATCGCTTCGCGATGCTCGACCGCGGCCGCCTGATCTTCGAGGGCGACCGCCAGGCCATTGAGGCCTGCGAGGACTCGCTGGTCAGCCAGTTCTGGCAGGGCTACAGCGACGACGAACTCAACGTATAA